The Lactuca sativa cultivar Salinas chromosome 2, Lsat_Salinas_v11, whole genome shotgun sequence genome includes a window with the following:
- the LOC111902973 gene encoding vicilin-like seed storage protein At2g18540, whose protein sequence is MKANPFSISLSLTLITSTYFLLPLIFYFPHATRAVAAAGGGGSGGSVPVIDGPTVRKDERWPLLSSEFGEISAVKISDGRNGSYHLHFITMVPQSLLLPVQLYSEMIFYVNSGSGSLSWMDVNKDDDKLQQVNLKTGDVYRLQPETVFYLENNLVDNDGQELQIYAIFSDSDDKLLQNKQGDEVYVGVHDLVLGFDNVVLQAALNLPGELMEELRTGKRQPLIVQGLPVVNYSMGEVGSRVTSSFLGTKNNDILNIQNKKDKNKKKAYNIHESDHDVENCYGWSAIVTKKQLDVLKDSDFSVFMVNLTKGSMIGPHWNPSSVEIAIVLRGQGMVQVVCPTITNEKVCKNSRFKVAEGDVFVVPRYHPMAQISFNNDTFVFMGFTLTSKDSFPQYLAGKLSILQKLDKTVLMKSFNVSNTTMDQVLSVKKESILLDCTSCAEDEEKVMEEEEEGREREGGKGGGDEGKQETERKGEIAIRRKEKEVEIEREFRRGKGGKSQKMDGERDRMEEEKEVEVERNVEGGGDRRWQEA, encoded by the exons atgAAGGCAAATCCCTTTTCCATTTCACTTTCCCTTACTCTGATCACTTCTACTTACTTTCTACTTCCTCTAATTTTCTACTTCCCACATGCAACAAGAGCTGTAGCTGCCGCTGGTGGCGGTGGTAGTGGGGGTTCGGTGCCGGTGATTGATGGACCTACGGTGAGGAAAGACGAGAGGTGGCCTTTATTGTCGTCGGAGTTTGGTGAAATATCGGCTGTTAAGATCAGTGATGGCAGAAATGGGAGTTACCACCTCCATTTTATCACCATGGTTCCTCAGTCTCTCTTACTTCCTGTTCAACTTTATTCGGAAATGATTTTCTATGTTAACTCAG GCAGcggaagcctgagttggatggacgTCAACAAAGATGACGATAAACTTCAGCAAGTAAATTTGAAGACCGGAGACGTCTACAGGCTACAACCGGAAACTGTTTTTTACCTTGAAAACAACTTAGTGGACAACGATGGGCAGGAACTTCAGATTTACGCCATTTTTTCTGATTCAGATGACAAGCTACTACAA AACAAACAAGGCGACGAAGTATATGTCGGGGTTCATGATTTGGTGCTAGGGTTTGACAACGTAGTCCTTCAAGCCGCCCTCAac TTGCCAGGAGAATTGATGGAAGAACTAAGAACAGGAAAAAGACAACCTTTGATTGTGCAAGGATTGCCTGTAGTTAATTACTCCATGGGGGAAGTTGGTTCTAGGGTTACCAGTTCCTTTCTAGGAACCAAGAACAATGACATCCTCAACATCCAAAATAAAAAGGACAAAAACAAAAAGAAGGCATATAATATTCATGAGTCGGATCATGATGTTGAAAATTGTTATGGATGGAGTGCAATCGTCACCAAAAAACAATTGGATGTGTTGAAAGACTCTGATTTCAGTGTGTTCATGGTGAATCTAACAAAG GGATCGATGATAGGACCACACTGGAACCCAAGTAGTGTAGAAATAGCGATTGTACTTCGTGGACAAGGAATGGTTCAGGTGGTTTGCCCTACCATTACAAATGAAAAAGTATGCAAGAACTCGAGGTTTAAGGTTGCAGAAGGTGATGTGTTTGTGGTGCCAAGATATCATCCTATGGCTCAAATATCCTTCAATAATGATACTTTTGTTTTCATGGGGTTCACGCTGACATCAAAGGATAGTTTTCCTCAATATCTAGCTGGAAAGTTGTCCATTCTCCAAAAATTAGATAAAACGGTGTTGATGAAGTCTTTTAATGTCAGTAACACGACAATGGATCAAGTTTTGTCCGTTAAAAAGGAATCGATACTCTTAGATTGCACCTCGTGTGCGGAGGATGAGGAAAAggtgatggaagaagaagaagaaggaagggaacGGGAGGGCGGAAAAGGGGGTGGTGATGAAGGCAAGCAAGAGACAGAAAGGAAAGGAGAAATAGCTATAAGGAGGAAGGAAAAAGAAGTCGAAATTGAAAGGGAATTTAGAAGAGGTAAAGGTGGAAAGTCGCAAAAAATGGACGGAGAAAGAGATAGAATGGAGGAGGAAAAAGAAGTCGAAGTGGAAAGGAATGTCGAAGGGGGTGGTGATAGACGATGGCAAGAGGCGTAA